In the Oncorhynchus gorbuscha isolate QuinsamMale2020 ecotype Even-year linkage group LG05, OgorEven_v1.0, whole genome shotgun sequence genome, one interval contains:
- the LOC124036077 gene encoding osteoclast-stimulating factor 1 — protein MSKPPPKPAKPGQVKVFRAMFTFDPRTPDELYFEEGDILYISDTSDSNWWKGTCRGRTGLIPSNYVAEQAESIDNPMHEAAKRGNLSWLRECLENKVGINGLDKAGNTALYWGCHGGHKDVVEILLGQSSVELNQQNKLGDTALHAAAWKGYSDIVEMLLNKNARMDIKNNEKKLALEMATNAQCASLIKRKQGGNITRTHSNADEYLDDEDSD, from the exons GCCAGGTCAAGGTGTTCCGAGCCATGTTCACCTTTGACCCCCGAACG CCAGATGAGCTCTACTTTGAAGAGGGAGACATCTTGTATATCTCTGATACG AGTGACAGCAATTGGTGGAAGGGAACCTGCAGGGGAAGAACTGGCCTCATCCCAAGCAATTATG TGGCCGAGCAGGCAGAGTCCATTGACAACCCAATGCACGAGGCAGCTAAACGAG GCAATCTGAGTTGGCTACGTGAGTGTCTGGAGAACAAAGTGGGAATTAATGGACTGGACAAAGCTGGGAATACTGCCCTCTACTGGGGATGCCACGGAGGACACAAAG ATGTGGTGGAGATCTTGCTGGGGCAGTCTAGCGTTGAGTTGAACCAGCAG AATAAACTGGGAGACACTGCTCTGCATGCTGCCGCCTGGAAGGGATACTCCGACATAGTGGAGATGTTACTGAATAAGA ATGCCAGGATGGATATTAAAAACAATGAGAAGAAGCTGGCTCTGGAGATGGCCACAAATGCCCAGTGTGCCTCTCTCATCAAGAGGAAACAAGGAGGCA ATATCACACGTACACACAGCAACGCCGATGAATACCTTGACGACGAAGACTCTGACTGA